A window from Catalinimonas alkaloidigena encodes these proteins:
- the hrpB gene encoding ATP-dependent helicase HrpB yields MPLPIETLLPDLRDALRVHAAVVLQAPPGAGKTTLVPLALLHEPWLVGRKILVLEPRRLAARAAARRMAQLLGENVGETVGYRVRLQTVVGPNTRIEVVTEGILTRLLQDDPALEEVGIILFDEFHERSLQADLGLALARQSQQVLRPDLRLLVMSATLDADPIAVLLANGSEKAPLLTSEGRSYPVETLYLPREDHDRIEKQVVRAVAVALREHPGDALVFLPGAAEIRRVATHLAELGNTSWEVYPLYGDLSPEMQDRALAPAGNGSRKVVLATSIAETSLTIEGIRVVVDSGLSRVPRFNPRTGLSRLETVRVSQASATQRQGRAGRTAPGWCYRLWTEAAHAGLAPFNAPEILQADLAPLALELAVWGIRDPGELAWLDAPPAGTFAQARALLHSLDTLDAAGKVTSHGQQMATLGLPPRLAHLVLRGKEIGQTALACHLAGLLLERDPLRAPQPELLDIDLGIRLEALAATAKGRAPSQWAGMQADRGALARAWEQAQHLARQLGERRLVPDPDPAAAGLLLAFAYPDRIAQRLGQPTQATSTERYRLRSGPTAQLTGHQSLGRAEFLVAAHLDGRGNAARIFLAAEITKQELYTHFKEEIERAEAVRWDAAAGVVRAQATERLGALVLQEKPLAQTGEVAVREALLDGIRQTGLQVLPWDDGTEHLRARLGFMRQVVGDPWPDVSDAALATHLDDWLGPFLVGMQRLDDLRRLDLAEALLSPLAWTQRQELDRMAPSHLVVPSGSRRPLDYSNPAAPVLAVRLQEVFGMLETPRIADGRVPLMMHLLSPAGRPVQVTQDLHSFWRTTYFDVRKDLRGRYPKHHWPDDPLAATPTARAKRRGT; encoded by the coding sequence ATGCCTTTGCCGATCGAGACCCTCTTGCCCGACCTGCGCGACGCCTTGCGTGTACACGCCGCTGTGGTACTACAGGCGCCTCCGGGTGCCGGAAAGACGACGCTGGTGCCGCTGGCCCTGTTGCACGAACCTTGGTTGGTGGGGCGCAAAATTCTGGTGCTGGAACCGAGGCGACTGGCGGCCCGGGCCGCGGCCCGGCGAATGGCGCAGTTGCTCGGCGAGAACGTAGGGGAGACGGTAGGCTATCGCGTGCGGTTACAGACCGTGGTCGGACCGAATACCCGCATCGAAGTGGTGACCGAAGGCATTCTGACGCGCCTGTTGCAGGACGATCCGGCCCTGGAAGAGGTAGGCATCATTCTGTTCGACGAATTTCACGAGCGCAGCCTGCAGGCCGACCTAGGATTGGCATTGGCCCGGCAATCCCAACAAGTACTGCGGCCTGACCTGCGCCTCCTGGTGATGTCGGCCACGTTGGACGCCGACCCCATTGCTGTGCTGCTGGCCAACGGATCGGAAAAGGCTCCCCTGTTGACCAGCGAAGGACGAAGCTATCCCGTCGAGACGCTGTACCTGCCTCGCGAAGACCACGACCGGATCGAAAAGCAGGTGGTTCGCGCCGTTGCTGTCGCCCTGCGCGAGCACCCGGGCGACGCACTCGTTTTTCTGCCGGGTGCCGCCGAAATCCGTCGGGTGGCTACGCACCTAGCCGAACTGGGCAATACGTCGTGGGAAGTTTACCCGCTATACGGCGATCTGTCGCCGGAAATGCAGGACCGGGCATTGGCACCCGCCGGGAACGGCAGCCGCAAGGTCGTACTGGCCACGAGCATTGCCGAAACCAGCCTGACCATCGAAGGCATACGGGTGGTCGTTGACAGTGGGCTGAGTCGTGTACCGCGTTTCAATCCCCGTACCGGCCTGAGTCGCCTGGAAACGGTTCGCGTCTCACAGGCCTCGGCCACGCAACGGCAGGGCCGGGCCGGACGAACGGCACCGGGTTGGTGCTACCGCCTGTGGACCGAAGCGGCGCATGCCGGGTTGGCGCCTTTTAATGCGCCGGAAATTCTACAGGCCGACTTGGCACCCCTGGCGCTGGAATTGGCTGTATGGGGCATTCGGGACCCTGGTGAGCTGGCCTGGCTTGACGCGCCACCGGCGGGTACTTTTGCGCAGGCCCGGGCTTTGTTGCACTCGCTGGACACACTCGATGCCGCTGGAAAAGTAACCTCACACGGGCAGCAGATGGCTACGTTGGGACTGCCGCCCCGACTCGCCCACTTGGTATTGCGCGGAAAAGAAATCGGGCAGACGGCGCTGGCATGCCATCTGGCGGGGCTGTTGCTGGAACGAGACCCGCTGCGAGCCCCACAGCCCGAGTTGCTGGACATCGATCTGGGCATACGTCTGGAAGCCCTGGCAGCCACCGCAAAAGGGCGCGCCCCGTCCCAATGGGCGGGCATGCAGGCGGATCGGGGGGCATTGGCGCGGGCCTGGGAGCAAGCGCAACACTTGGCTAGACAGCTGGGCGAACGGCGGCTTGTGCCCGACCCCGATCCTGCGGCGGCAGGGCTGTTGCTGGCGTTTGCGTACCCGGATCGCATCGCTCAGCGGTTGGGGCAACCGACCCAAGCGACGTCAACAGAGCGATACCGGTTGCGGAGTGGCCCCACGGCTCAGCTGACGGGGCATCAGTCGTTGGGGCGTGCTGAATTTCTGGTGGCGGCTCATCTGGACGGGCGGGGCAACGCCGCCCGGATCTTTCTGGCTGCAGAAATTACCAAACAAGAACTATATACTCACTTTAAGGAAGAGATTGAGCGGGCAGAAGCGGTCCGGTGGGATGCCGCCGCCGGCGTGGTGCGCGCCCAGGCCACCGAGCGGTTAGGAGCGTTGGTATTACAAGAAAAACCGTTGGCACAGACCGGAGAGGTAGCTGTGCGGGAGGCGTTGCTGGACGGCATTCGGCAGACAGGTCTCCAGGTGTTACCGTGGGATGACGGCACTGAGCACCTGCGCGCCCGGTTAGGGTTCATGCGACAGGTGGTGGGAGATCCCTGGCCTGACGTAAGCGACGCTGCACTGGCAACGCACTTGGACGACTGGCTGGGGCCGTTTCTAGTGGGGATGCAACGCCTCGATGACCTGCGCCGCCTCGACCTGGCAGAAGCGCTGCTGAGCCCGCTGGCCTGGACGCAACGTCAGGAACTGGATCGGATGGCACCTTCGCATCTTGTGGTCCCTAGCGGCTCGCGACGACCCCTCGACTACAGCAATCCTGCCGCTCCGGTATTGGCCGTGCGCCTGCAGGAAGTATTTGGCATGTTGGAAACCCCGCGCATTGCCGACGGCCGTGTGCCATTGATGATGCATCTGCTCTCGCCCGCCGGCCGCCCGGTGCAGGTTACGCAAGACCTCCACAGTTTCTGGCGCACCACGTATTTCGACGTGCGGAAAGACCTGCGCGGGCGGTATCCCAAGCACCATTGGCCCGACGATCCGCTGGCCGCTACTCCCACCGCGCGTGCCAAACGTCGGGGCACCTAA
- a CDS encoding SCO family protein, whose product MKTSFWALGAGILLWSGCQSTPERLPVLGPREVATRMVNGQEVEDTIYKTIPAFQFTDQEGETVTTDDFDDKVYVADFFFTTCQSICPIMSKQMLRVYKAYEDNDQVSFISHTVDPGYDSVAVLRDYADKLGVDNSDKWHFVTGEKDDIFSMSREAYLVPVQDDPERGVESLDHSGKLILIDKDRRIRGYYDGTDAADVDQLIHDIDLLLQEYETNS is encoded by the coding sequence ATGAAAACATCTTTTTGGGCACTGGGCGCAGGCATTCTGCTCTGGTCCGGCTGCCAGTCGACGCCTGAACGGTTGCCCGTGTTAGGCCCCCGCGAAGTGGCCACCCGCATGGTCAATGGCCAGGAAGTCGAAGACACCATCTACAAAACCATTCCCGCTTTTCAGTTTACAGACCAGGAGGGCGAAACCGTCACGACAGACGATTTTGATGACAAGGTGTACGTCGCCGATTTTTTCTTCACGACGTGCCAGTCGATCTGCCCGATCATGAGCAAGCAGATGCTGCGGGTCTACAAAGCGTACGAGGATAACGATCAGGTCAGCTTTATTTCGCATACCGTCGATCCCGGCTACGATTCGGTGGCCGTTTTGCGCGACTATGCCGACAAGCTGGGCGTAGACAACAGCGATAAGTGGCACTTTGTGACGGGCGAAAAAGACGACATTTTCAGCATGAGCCGGGAGGCTTATTTGGTCCCGGTGCAGGACGACCCCGAGCGGGGCGTGGAAAGCCTCGACCACAGCGGAAAATTAATTCTGATCGACAAAGATCGTCGCATTCGGGGGTATTATGACGGGACCGACGCGGCCGACGTCGACCAGCTGATTCACGACATCGACCTGCTGCTGCAGGAGTACGAAACAAATTCGTGA
- a CDS encoding SOS response-associated peptidase: MCYHIALTSPAEALEDRFQAQFPDGVEPPVYHHVSAFAHPEVPVITGDQPQAIQLFRWGLIPGWVKNEDQASDLARMTLNARGDSMFEKPSFKQAAARRRCLILVDGFYEWMHQGGKKYPFFIQVQQQKPFALGGLWETWTDRETGEVVNTCSVVTLDANPLMARIHNTKERMPFVLPHEVERQWIREDLTRPDVEHLMRPVDDGYLRVHTVSPLVSQQARKNTNVPEVHEDYTYAELAEWQ, encoded by the coding sequence ATGTGCTACCACATTGCTCTCACGTCTCCGGCCGAAGCGCTGGAAGACCGCTTCCAGGCCCAGTTTCCGGATGGGGTGGAGCCGCCCGTCTACCATCATGTGTCGGCCTTTGCGCATCCCGAGGTGCCCGTCATCACCGGCGACCAACCGCAGGCCATTCAACTGTTTCGGTGGGGGCTGATTCCCGGCTGGGTGAAAAACGAAGATCAGGCGAGCGATCTGGCCCGCATGACGCTTAACGCCCGTGGCGACAGCATGTTTGAAAAGCCTTCGTTCAAGCAGGCGGCCGCCCGGCGGCGGTGTCTTATCCTGGTCGACGGCTTTTACGAGTGGATGCACCAGGGCGGCAAAAAGTACCCTTTCTTTATTCAGGTGCAACAACAGAAGCCGTTTGCCCTGGGGGGCCTTTGGGAAACCTGGACCGACCGCGAAACGGGCGAAGTGGTGAATACCTGTTCGGTGGTGACCCTGGACGCCAATCCGCTGATGGCCCGCATTCACAACACCAAGGAACGCATGCCGTTTGTGTTGCCCCACGAGGTGGAGCGGCAATGGATTCGCGAAGACCTGACTCGCCCCGACGTCGAGCACCTGATGCGTCCCGTCGACGACGGTTATTTGCGCGTCCATACCGTTTCGCCGTTGGTGTCGCAACAGGCCCGCAAAAACACGAACGTGCCGGAAGTCCACGAAGACTATACTTACGCCGAGCTGGCCGAATGGCAGTAG
- a CDS encoding vWA domain-containing protein, translated as MRTYLIVGWLLLAPHAFAQTRQITGHVTDGDAQSAIPGVNVLEKGTANGIITDVNGHYTLSVTANATLVFSAVGYMTQEIAIQKDSVLDVQLAVDVKALNEVVVVGDAVAQRQSITGSVATVQRSRRKQPSQVAPAYDQSWAPAPVYPDDEEYELPEEAGFLHVNKQPLSTFSIDVEAASYSNVRRFLNQGQRPPQEAVRIEEMINYFTYDYPQPKNGAPFSVTTELHACPWNERHQLLQIGLQGKSIPTENLPPANLVFLIDVSGSMQSPEKLPLLKSAFLLMIEQLRPQDRVAMVVYAGAAGVVLPPTSGREKEKIRMALQQLEAGGSTAGAAGLERAYQLVQEHFTAEGNNRVVLATDGDFNVGISNNHELEKLIERKRESGIALTVLGFGTGNYKDAKMELLADKGNGNYAYIDNLKEAQKVLVQEFGGTLFTIAKDVKLQLEFNPTQVQAYRLIGYENRRLSDEDFNDDRKDAGELGAGHTVTALYELIPAGAENDPDLHAVDPLKYQPNPTPRPQPNLFLEEVMTVKLRYKAPQSRKSELLTHVVHRPDVRIKASDNFRWASAVAAFGMILRDSDYKGSASLDAVLAWAHSARGEDEEGYRVEFINLVKSSRFLAKR; from the coding sequence ATGAGAACCTACCTGATTGTAGGCTGGCTCCTGCTGGCCCCTCACGCTTTCGCGCAGACGCGACAGATCACCGGACACGTAACCGACGGAGACGCGCAAAGTGCCATTCCGGGTGTGAACGTGCTGGAGAAAGGCACCGCGAACGGCATAATTACCGACGTCAACGGGCACTACACGCTGAGCGTAACCGCTAACGCGACCCTGGTGTTCAGTGCGGTTGGCTACATGACCCAGGAGATAGCCATACAGAAAGATTCCGTCCTTGATGTACAACTGGCGGTAGACGTTAAAGCGCTCAACGAAGTGGTAGTCGTCGGCGACGCCGTTGCCCAACGTCAGAGCATAACCGGCTCCGTCGCGACCGTCCAGCGTTCCAGACGCAAGCAGCCTAGCCAAGTTGCGCCTGCATACGACCAAAGCTGGGCTCCAGCGCCCGTCTATCCCGACGATGAAGAATACGAATTGCCTGAAGAGGCGGGGTTTCTACACGTCAACAAACAGCCGCTTTCGACCTTTTCGATCGACGTAGAAGCCGCCTCGTACAGCAATGTCCGGCGTTTCCTGAACCAGGGCCAACGCCCCCCGCAGGAAGCCGTGCGCATTGAGGAAATGATCAATTACTTCACGTACGACTATCCGCAACCGAAAAACGGAGCGCCTTTTTCCGTCACGACCGAACTGCACGCCTGTCCCTGGAACGAACGACATCAATTGCTACAAATCGGCCTGCAAGGCAAATCCATTCCCACCGAAAACCTCCCGCCGGCCAACCTGGTCTTTCTGATCGACGTGTCGGGTTCGATGCAGTCGCCCGAAAAACTGCCGCTCCTGAAGTCGGCCTTTCTGCTGATGATCGAGCAACTGCGTCCGCAGGACCGGGTGGCGATGGTGGTCTATGCCGGAGCGGCGGGCGTGGTGCTACCCCCTACGTCCGGTCGAGAAAAGGAAAAAATCCGGATGGCGCTGCAACAACTCGAAGCGGGCGGGTCTACGGCCGGTGCCGCCGGACTGGAACGCGCCTACCAACTGGTGCAGGAGCATTTTACGGCTGAAGGCAACAACCGCGTGGTGCTGGCGACCGACGGCGATTTTAACGTGGGTATTTCGAATAACCACGAATTGGAAAAACTGATCGAACGGAAGCGGGAGTCGGGCATTGCGCTGACGGTGCTGGGCTTCGGCACGGGCAACTACAAAGACGCGAAAATGGAACTGCTGGCCGACAAGGGCAACGGCAATTACGCCTACATCGACAACCTGAAAGAGGCGCAGAAGGTGCTGGTGCAGGAATTTGGCGGCACGCTGTTCACCATTGCCAAAGACGTGAAGCTGCAACTGGAGTTCAACCCGACGCAGGTGCAGGCCTACCGCCTGATCGGCTACGAGAACCGCCGCCTGTCCGACGAGGATTTCAACGACGACCGCAAAGACGCCGGCGAGCTGGGCGCGGGCCACACCGTGACGGCCCTGTACGAACTGATTCCGGCCGGGGCGGAAAACGATCCGGACCTGCACGCCGTCGATCCGCTGAAGTACCAGCCCAACCCGACGCCCCGCCCGCAACCCAACCTCTTTCTGGAGGAGGTGATGACCGTCAAACTCCGCTACAAGGCACCGCAGAGTCGTAAAAGTGAGTTGCTGACGCACGTGGTGCATCGGCCAGATGTCCGCATAAAGGCTTCTGACAACTTCCGCTGGGCCTCGGCGGTAGCGGCCTTCGGCATGATCCTCCGGGATTCAGATTACAAAGGCTCCGCCTCGCTCGATGCTGTTCTGGCCTGGGCGCACTCGGCCCGCGGCGAAGACGAAGAAGGCTACCGCGTCGAATTTATCAACTTAGTCAAGTCAAGTCGTTTTCTGGCCAAACGATAA
- a CDS encoding c-type cytochrome — translation MRGVGLIGALLLMLGACNPNDVEKARYYSEGMYLYEKHCLNCHGDDGRGLGELYPPLVGNDYVAQHKAAVVCGIKWGMAGEIVVDGITYNQPMPGHEELYPLEIAELITYIQNSWGNEADKTSIEEVEAALKTCRNQQ, via the coding sequence GTGAGAGGAGTCGGTTTGATCGGTGCCCTGCTGCTGATGCTAGGCGCCTGCAACCCCAACGACGTGGAGAAGGCGCGCTACTATTCGGAGGGCATGTACCTCTACGAAAAGCACTGCCTGAATTGCCACGGCGACGATGGCCGGGGGCTGGGGGAGTTGTATCCGCCGCTGGTGGGCAACGATTACGTCGCGCAACACAAAGCCGCGGTGGTGTGTGGCATCAAATGGGGTATGGCTGGCGAGATCGTCGTCGACGGAATTACCTACAACCAACCCATGCCGGGGCACGAGGAACTGTATCCGTTGGAAATTGCGGAACTGATCACCTATATTCAGAATTCGTGGGGCAACGAGGCCGATAAAACCTCGATCGAGGAAGTAGAAGCGGCGTTGAAGACCTGCCGAAACCAGCAGTAA
- the gldC gene encoding gliding motility protein GldC, with product MRTSEIRFTITLDDNNVPEQIHWRAADAPGGGQQETPAIALALWDQHDKSTMKIDLWTKEMPVGEMKRFLIGTIGSLADTLENATDDMSMAGDIRELCERLSKKLADQEKTQE from the coding sequence ATGAGAACCTCCGAAATACGCTTCACTATTACCCTCGACGACAACAACGTGCCCGAACAAATCCACTGGCGGGCGGCCGATGCCCCCGGCGGCGGACAGCAGGAAACGCCGGCCATTGCGCTGGCCCTGTGGGATCAGCACGACAAAAGCACCATGAAGATTGACCTCTGGACAAAAGAAATGCCCGTGGGAGAGATGAAGCGCTTTCTGATCGGCACCATCGGCAGCCTGGCCGACACGCTGGAAAACGCAACCGACGACATGTCCATGGCCGGCGACATCCGCGAGTTGTGCGAGCGGTTGAGCAAAAAACTGGCCGACCAGGAAAAGACACAGGAGTAG
- a CDS encoding RNA polymerase sigma factor, with translation MRLFRRKPPATDAELLARYRRTGEVAVLGELYGRYTDLVFGVSLKYLKHEEDSKDAVMQIFEQLVTSLQKHDVREFAPWLYVTAKNYCLGQLRKRNVHEPFMESDEAVHPEEEDPREAALQLLEKGLDTLPIEQQRCLDLFYRQQRSYQEIADLTGYDLKKVKSYLQNGKRNLKIYVEKYDDRS, from the coding sequence ATGCGCCTGTTCCGTCGTAAACCGCCCGCTACCGATGCCGAGCTTCTGGCGCGCTACCGACGCACGGGCGAGGTGGCGGTGCTGGGCGAGTTGTACGGACGCTATACCGATCTGGTGTTCGGGGTAAGCCTGAAATACCTGAAACACGAGGAGGACAGCAAAGACGCCGTCATGCAGATTTTTGAGCAGTTGGTCACGAGCCTGCAGAAACACGACGTGCGCGAATTTGCCCCCTGGCTTTACGTAACGGCCAAAAATTACTGCCTTGGGCAACTGCGGAAACGCAACGTGCACGAACCCTTTATGGAATCGGACGAGGCGGTGCATCCTGAAGAAGAAGACCCCCGGGAAGCGGCACTGCAACTGCTCGAAAAGGGCCTGGACACCCTGCCGATCGAACAGCAGCGGTGCCTCGATTTGTTTTACCGACAGCAGCGCAGCTACCAGGAAATTGCGGACCTAACGGGCTACGACCTGAAAAAAGTGAAGAGCTACCTGCAAAACGGAAAGCGCAACCTGAAAATTTACGTGGAGAAGTACGATGACCGATCCTGA
- the pfkA gene encoding 6-phosphofructokinase has translation MKRIAVFTSGGDAPGMNACIRAVVRTAVYHKLEVFGIKRGYNGMIQGDIFPMTSFSVSNIVQRGGTVLKSARSMEFKTKEGRQKAYENLKRLEIDGLVAIGGDGTFTGASIFYDEYQLPTVGCPGTIDNDLYGTDYTIGFDTAVNTALDAIDKIRDTADSHDRIFFIEVMGRDSGYIAIESGIGGGAEMIMVPETLTTFNDVIETLRQGWDRSKTSSIIVVAEGDELGNATEIAEKVKKQLPHGDYRVSILGHTQRGGAPTAMDRILASRLGVGAVEGLLKGMSNVMAGVVNNQLVYTPFKETITKNKAIHPDLIRIVDILSV, from the coding sequence ATGAAGAGAATAGCAGTTTTTACCTCGGGGGGGGATGCCCCGGGCATGAATGCGTGTATTCGCGCCGTCGTTCGCACGGCGGTTTATCATAAATTAGAAGTTTTCGGAATTAAGCGGGGATACAACGGCATGATTCAGGGCGACATCTTCCCGATGACGTCGTTCTCCGTGAGTAACATCGTACAACGCGGCGGCACCGTCCTGAAGTCGGCCCGCAGCATGGAGTTCAAAACCAAAGAAGGACGCCAGAAAGCCTACGAAAACCTCAAGCGCCTGGAAATCGACGGCCTGGTGGCCATCGGGGGCGACGGCACCTTTACGGGGGCCAGCATTTTCTACGACGAGTACCAACTGCCCACGGTGGGTTGTCCCGGCACCATCGACAACGACCTGTACGGGACAGACTACACTATCGGGTTCGATACGGCGGTGAACACGGCGCTCGACGCCATCGATAAAATCCGCGACACGGCCGACTCGCACGACCGGATCTTCTTCATCGAAGTGATGGGCCGCGACTCCGGTTACATCGCCATCGAATCGGGCATCGGCGGAGGTGCTGAGATGATCATGGTTCCGGAAACCCTCACGACCTTCAACGACGTGATCGAGACGCTCCGGCAAGGATGGGACCGCTCCAAAACCTCGTCGATCATTGTGGTGGCCGAAGGCGACGAACTGGGCAACGCCACCGAAATTGCCGAGAAAGTCAAAAAACAACTCCCCCACGGCGACTACCGCGTCAGCATCCTGGGCCATACGCAGCGGGGCGGCGCCCCCACAGCCATGGACCGCATTCTGGCGAGCCGTCTGGGTGTCGGCGCGGTCGAAGGCCTGCTCAAGGGCATGTCGAACGTGATGGCGGGTGTGGTGAACAACCAACTGGTGTACACGCCTTTCAAAGAGACCATTACCAAGAACAAAGCCATTCACCCGGACCTGATTCGGATCGTCGATATCCTGAGCGTTTAA
- a CDS encoding DUF4168 domain-containing protein yields the protein MSNPFFLFRYIMLVAIWVGICGGLVIAQTPPAEPVETPPVTYSQQELKQFALAVNRVNEIEQNANKRSLRAIEEENLNLDRFNEIVEFQQQQASGETLVSDSTMLPTEEELAAFTKAGEQINQIRTEVTSQIVRAIRRTGLEPEKFQEILLAYQQSPELQKQIDKMMGQENTTVAP from the coding sequence ATGAGTAATCCTTTCTTTCTTTTCCGGTACATCATGCTGGTTGCCATTTGGGTTGGCATTTGCGGTGGTTTGGTCATTGCCCAGACACCCCCTGCCGAACCGGTCGAGACGCCTCCCGTGACCTATTCCCAGCAGGAGTTGAAGCAGTTTGCCTTAGCCGTGAACCGTGTCAACGAGATTGAGCAGAACGCCAACAAGCGGTCGCTTCGGGCCATCGAAGAGGAAAATCTCAATCTGGATCGCTTTAACGAAATTGTGGAATTCCAGCAGCAGCAAGCCAGCGGAGAGACGCTGGTTTCGGACAGTACGATGCTACCGACCGAAGAAGAGCTCGCAGCCTTTACCAAAGCCGGCGAACAGATCAACCAGATTCGAACCGAGGTGACCAGCCAGATTGTGCGGGCCATCCGGCGGACCGGCTTGGAACCCGAAAAATTTCAGGAAATTCTGCTGGCGTATCAGCAAAGCCCTGAATTACAGAAGCAGATCGACAAAATGATGGGGCAGGAAAACACCACGGTGGCTCCCTGA
- a CDS encoding UBP-type zinc finger domain-containing protein: MSLTPKPCAHLQAVGDLKQPRAHACDECVKTGSRWVHLRTCQTCGTTLCCDSSPNQHASKHARTMDHPVVISAEPGERWLWCYPDEQFARY; encoded by the coding sequence ATGAGCCTAACGCCCAAACCCTGCGCCCATCTTCAGGCCGTTGGAGACCTGAAGCAGCCCCGCGCCCACGCGTGCGACGAATGCGTCAAAACCGGCAGTCGCTGGGTACATCTGCGCACCTGCCAGACCTGCGGCACCACCTTGTGCTGCGACTCGTCACCCAATCAGCATGCTTCCAAACACGCCCGAACGATGGACCATCCTGTCGTGATCTCGGCCGAGCCCGGTGAGCGCTGGCTGTGGTGCTATCCCGACGAACAATTTGCGCGGTATTAA
- a CDS encoding carboxypeptidase-like regulatory domain-containing protein, with amino-acid sequence MTDPELNRPTPEQLERFRKGELSPAAQQRVEAWLAEHPFHADAAEGWAQLPPERVRASLDALNQQLRARTQGDTRTSWGWMVAAASVLLCLVTGSVWWMSGLQPDPASVAVMPPVTSEVPSPETDAETSPPGTEVQSAEAERAQEEAVAQLPPPDRAQAQKKSAPAARHDAAPPAAKSKAARAFADDEAVSLPQANNLPTQVTARPPVASEADLAYAPPEVTPFVLDTAEKPFPGDTLFGLGEVRTVRALHGQVVLAGSDKPIPGARVAVKGKPEVTTTDMAGRFALPKVEHDDALVISSSGYRTQEVAVGQQASVVVPMAENAAETARLRAAEANAEATPELPQPVGGYPALYAYMRVHLRYPEAARPRADSTTRVLVEATVQTDGTLTDFHVPKDPGFGFAEEAVRVLREGPKWIAAPEGSQKIRVWVDFPRP; translated from the coding sequence ATGACCGATCCTGAACTGAACCGACCGACCCCTGAGCAACTGGAACGTTTCCGGAAGGGCGAACTGTCTCCGGCGGCGCAGCAGCGGGTAGAAGCGTGGCTGGCCGAACATCCGTTCCACGCCGATGCCGCCGAAGGATGGGCGCAGCTTCCGCCGGAACGCGTACGGGCTTCGCTCGATGCGTTGAACCAACAGTTGCGTGCCCGAACCCAGGGTGATACCCGCACGTCCTGGGGCTGGATGGTGGCCGCCGCATCGGTGCTGTTGTGTCTGGTGACCGGTTCTGTCTGGTGGATGAGCGGACTGCAACCCGATCCGGCTTCGGTCGCGGTGATGCCGCCCGTTACCAGCGAAGTGCCTTCTCCTGAAACCGATGCAGAAACGAGTCCCCCTGGAACGGAAGTGCAGTCAGCGGAAGCAGAGCGGGCACAAGAAGAAGCCGTAGCGCAGCTCCCTCCGCCCGACAGGGCACAGGCCCAAAAAAAGAGCGCACCCGCAGCAAGGCACGATGCCGCTCCTCCTGCCGCAAAAAGCAAGGCGGCACGCGCATTCGCCGACGACGAGGCCGTTTCTCTCCCGCAGGCGAACAATCTGCCGACACAGGTCACCGCCCGCCCCCCGGTTGCCAGCGAAGCCGATCTGGCCTATGCTCCCCCCGAAGTGACCCCCTTTGTGCTTGATACGGCCGAAAAACCGTTTCCGGGCGATACTTTGTTCGGACTGGGCGAGGTACGGACCGTACGGGCATTGCATGGGCAGGTGGTGCTGGCCGGAAGCGACAAACCCATCCCGGGAGCACGGGTAGCCGTAAAGGGCAAACCAGAAGTGACCACTACCGACATGGCCGGGCGATTTGCCTTGCCCAAAGTCGAGCACGACGATGCGTTGGTGATTTCGTCGTCGGGGTACCGCACCCAGGAAGTCGCGGTGGGGCAACAGGCGTCCGTAGTGGTGCCCATGGCCGAGAATGCTGCGGAAACTGCGCGACTGCGTGCCGCAGAGGCAAACGCCGAAGCGACTCCAGAACTTCCCCAACCCGTGGGGGGCTATCCAGCCCTTTACGCATACATGCGCGTCCACCTGCGCTATCCGGAAGCTGCTCGGCCGCGTGCTGATTCTACCACGCGTGTGCTGGTTGAAGCTACGGTGCAAACAGATGGTACGCTAACCGATTTCCACGTTCCCAAAGATCCGGGGTTCGGTTTTGCCGAGGAAGCGGTGCGTGTACTCCGGGAAGGCCCGAAGTGGATTGCCGCTCCTGAAGGAAGCCAGAAAATACGCGTTTGGGTCGATTTTCCCCGGCCTTAA